The nucleotide sequence CGGGCGCTGGACGGACCACCGCAGCTTCGCGCTCACCGCGCCGGAGGCGCCCGAGGGACTCGTCCGCCGGTTCACGGGATCGGACCGCCCCGCCGTGTGGCAGTGACCCGGCCGGGCGTGTCCACAGGGATACCCACAGGCGCGCCCCCGCGGTAGTAGGCTGTTCCTCACGGCCCGAGCCCGGGCCCCGGACACGCCGGCGCAGCGCGCCGGCGTCCCCCGTCCGCTCGATCCGGCGACCACGAAGGCAGGACCGCGACCATGATCTGGGTGAGCAGCTCGGCCGTGCTGGCCGTGGTGTGCGCGCTGTCGCTGTTCTGGGTCGCGCCGCGACTGCAGCGCCGCCGGGAGCTCCCCGTCGAGGCGCCGGCCGAGACGGCCGGCCCCGACGGTCTCCCCGCGCCGATCGAGCAGCCCCCACCCGCGTCCCGCCGACGAAGGAACATCATGGCGACCACCGACACCGTCCCCCGGCCCGCCGACGGCGACCCCGGACGCACCGGCAGAGGGCACCTGCGCATCAGGCGGGACCGCGCCGTGATCCTCCTCGCCGGGTGCGCCGCCCTCCTGGCCGCACTCGTCACCGCCGTGGTCGCACCGTTCTCCGCCGCGGTGAGCTGGCCGTGGCCCGTCTTCCTGCTGCTGCTCGGCGTCGGCGCCGTCCTGTCCCTGCGCTACCTGGCCGTCCAGGACCGGGCCGCCCGCCGTGCGTCGCGCCCCGCGGTCCGGGCGCCGGAGGCGGAGGCGGAGCCGCACGCCCCCCGCGAGGACGTCGCCCTGTTCGACAACGAGCACGTCGTGGCGGAGGAGGTCCGCGAGCAGTCGCGCCGGACGGCCGAGGACCTCGACCTGCCCACCCCCGAGGAGCAGCCCCGGATGCCCGCACCCGCCGCCTTCACGGTCGAGGAGCTGCGGGCCGAGGCGCTCCGCGTGGCCCGAGAGTCCGCACCGGCCGCCGCTGCCCGGACGTGGGAGCCGGTGCCCGTGCCGCGTCCGACCTACGCCGAGGCGCCCGTGGTCCAGCGCCCGGAGCCGGAGCCGCTGCCGGTGCCGGAGCAGCCCGCCGCCCGCTCCGCGAGCCTGAAGGACGCCGTGCGCACGGGCGAGGAGCAGCGCCGCGCCGCCCTCGACCTCGACGACGTCCTCAAGCGCCGCCGCGCCTGAGCGCACGCACCACCCGGCCCGGTCGACCGGGCCGCACGCACCGCCGCACGCCCCCGCCGGGGCGCGCGGCGGTTCGCTTCCCCGGGGGCCGTGCACGGCCCCGGTATCATCGCCGCAACGGCCGGCCGCCGGTTCCGGCGACCGGTGGCCCCGACCAGGAGGACACCCATGACCGCCGTCGCCCACCGCGAGGTCGAGCGCAAGTACGAGTTCCCGGAGGGCGCCGAGGCCCGGGTGGACTGGAGCGCGCTGGAGGGGTGCACCGTCTCGGCGGAGCCCGTGGAGCACCGCATGGAGGCCGTCTACCACGACACCGAGGACATGGCCCTGGGGCGGCGCCTGGTCGCGCTGCGCCGCCGCCGGGGCGGGGCCGACGACGGGTGGCACGTGAAGTTCCAGGGCGCGGACGGACGCCACGAGCTGCAGGTGCCGCTGCTGCGCACCCCGGACCGGATGCCCGCGTCCGTGCGGAACCTCCTCGCCGGGCTGACCGGGGGACAGGAGCTGCGGCCGGTGGCGACCCTCCGCACCGTGCGGCAGGTGCACCGGATCAGCGACAGCACGGGGGCGGCGGTTGCGGAGCTCGCCGTGGACGTCGTGGACGCCGTCGACGAGCGCACGGGAACGGCGCGGTCCTGGTCGGAGTGGGAGGTCGAGCTCCTCGACGGCACGGTGCCCGAGGTGCGCCAGGAGCAGATCTTCGCCGCGGTCGAGGCCGTGGTCTTCGCGGCCGGCGGGAAGCCGTCCACCTCCCGGGCGAAGATCGCCCGTGCGCTCGGCGAGGACGACGACGCCCCGGCGGGGCCCGGCCGGAAGCAGGACGAGAAGCAGCCGGAGGGCAGGAGCGGCAAGAAGGCCGGGAGCGGCACGAAGAACAAGAAGAACAAGAAGAACAAGAACAAGGCGGGAAGGAAGGGGAAGCCGGCGGGCGGGCCGGACGTGCTGCGCGCGGTGCTCGGGGAGCTCGCCGAACAGCTGGTGCTCTGGGACTTCAGGGTCCGCCTCGACGTCCCGGACGCGGTGCACCAGATGCGCGTGACGTCCCGTTCCCTGCGCAGCGTGCTGAGGGCGGCCAAGCCGTTCTTCGACGGCGCGGCGGCGGAGGAGCTGGACGCCCGGCTGCGGGAGCTCGCCCGGACGCTGTCCGCGGCCCGGGACGCCGAGGTCACGGCGGAGCTGCTGGCCGGGCGCGTGGAGGCGCTCGAGGGGCGGGTGGGGCCGGCCGCGGCGGAGAGCCTGCGGCAGCGGGCCGAGGAGGAGGCACGGACGGCGGCCGCGAAGGTGCGCCGGCACGTCACGGGCCAGGAGCACCTGCGGCTCCTGGCGGACGTCCAGGACTTCGCCGCCCGTCCGCCGCTGACCGAGGAGTGCACCCGGCTCTCGGGGCGTGAGGTCGCCGACGCAGTGGTGCACCGGGCCCTGCGGAAGGTGGTGCGCGTGGCCGAGGCGGAGCTGGCCGGCGGCCCGGGCGGCGAGGGGCAGCTGGAGCACCTGCACGATGTCCGCAAGGCCGTCAAGCGCGTGCGCTACGTCGACGCCGTCCTCGGCCGGACCGGGCACCGGCCGGGCAAGCAGCTGCGGCGCGCGGCCCGGGACGCGGAGGACTACCAGGACGAGCTGGGCCGGATCATGGACGCCGCGGTGGTGGAGCGGTGGCTCGCGGGCACGGCGGCCGCCCTCGGGCGCTCCGGTGCGGACCGCTACGCCGTGGGGGCGCTGCACGGCGCCGAGGTCCTCCGCTTGCGGGCCGGGACCGACGG is from Kocuria rosea and encodes:
- a CDS encoding CYTH and CHAD domain-containing protein encodes the protein MTAVAHREVERKYEFPEGAEARVDWSALEGCTVSAEPVEHRMEAVYHDTEDMALGRRLVALRRRRGGADDGWHVKFQGADGRHELQVPLLRTPDRMPASVRNLLAGLTGGQELRPVATLRTVRQVHRISDSTGAAVAELAVDVVDAVDERTGTARSWSEWEVELLDGTVPEVRQEQIFAAVEAVVFAAGGKPSTSRAKIARALGEDDDAPAGPGRKQDEKQPEGRSGKKAGSGTKNKKNKKNKNKAGRKGKPAGGPDVLRAVLGELAEQLVLWDFRVRLDVPDAVHQMRVTSRSLRSVLRAAKPFFDGAAAEELDARLRELARTLSAARDAEVTAELLAGRVEALEGRVGPAAAESLRQRAEEEARTAAAKVRRHVTGQEHLRLLADVQDFAARPPLTEECTRLSGREVADAVVHRALRKVVRVAEAELAGGPGGEGQLEHLHDVRKAVKRVRYVDAVLGRTGHRPGKQLRRAARDAEDYQDELGRIMDAAVVERWLAGTAAALGRSGADRYAVGALHGAEVLRLRAGTDGGADVVGVLLSQLREDLA